From the Octopus sinensis linkage group LG3, ASM634580v1, whole genome shotgun sequence genome, the window gtacaagtacacatatatgtatatacacatatatttgtatgtcgaaccacatatatgtatgaatatctatatatatagatatatatgcatacaaatctatatgtacgtatatgtgtgtgtgggtgtgtgtgtgtgtgtatgtatgtatataggcttaTAAATAGCTTTTTGAAAGCGTATAttttttgtatgcgtatatatatatatatatatatatattatatatacatatacatattagagaAATTTTCCGATATTCTGAAAATGTTATCTACTGTGTTTATGAATTTTTCTTAACGTTTCTctttgtatgatttttttttgtttttttgttgttgtctttttttttttgctttcttttgatGTTTTCTTTCGATATTTTCGTGTGGAAACTTCCAAGTTATTTGTAGaccttttcaaaaaattgtcacCGAATTTTCTTTGAACGCTATGTTTTCAAAGATCGAACTCTCTGAACCTCTaaaactttccttctttcttaacaCTGTACTTTCTAGTTTTTCTAATGTGTTGTCGTTGAGAATATCTGATTTCGTTTCAGAGAAATGATCATCAGAATCCGTCAAGGAATCTGTATGAAGTAACGTAAATGTAGTCCAAGTATTCAAATCTCGGTCGTAGTTAGCTTTATAGTCTCCAACAGATGTCACCTCTATCTCGTCAACGGCTTCgatatcgtcatcgtcgtcatcgtcgtcatcgtcgttttcGTGGATTATATCGTTGTGAATGTCTTCGTGGTCGCTACTATCAAAGCTGTCACTTAAATGTTTGGTGCTTTCTAAAGTGGTTTCCATTAGAATTTCGTATACGCTACAATAGCTATCACCGGTATTTTGGCAACACAAGTGGAAAATGTCTATGAAAGCCAGCTGTGGACTAAAGATATCATCGCTGAGAACGCTGCTAGGTGTGGTGGACGACAAGATGGAGTGTTTGCTGCAAGAACTAGGAATGGAGTTACATCGGCTAATATCTGTACTGGTTAGGCTCATCAAAGAAGCCTCCGAAAGTTCTTCGCAATCTTCTTGCCCTTCTTCGGTAAAATCAGGCCGGAAGTTGCCGTTATCACTCCACGCAGGAGATCGAATATATTCAAATTGTGGGGATGTGCAACAGAGCAAAGGATTGTTTTGGTATGTCGCCATGGTGATGTAAGTCCAGTCGAAATCTGGTGAAAACTGCAGACCTTCAAATGAATCAGTATTTTGTTGTTTGAAGACGGCAGCCATATTGTCAGTGGCGACCAAATCAGTGGATCTTGTGTCATAATTATTATCTTCGTTGCTACTGATGCTGCATCTGTTGCTCGTGTCCACACTGCTacaactattattgttgttattattgttgttctgacTATTGCTATTCACATTTTGGTTGTTGCCTTTCTTCCAGTAAACCCCATATTTTTTATCCAGTTTGTTGCTCACACACTCTATCTGGTTGACTAGCACGCGGATATCACCGACGATTCCTTGTAAATTACCCAGAACATTCTCTAAATTTCCGACAACATTGCGAACTGATTGCTTAACTAGTCTCTTCTCATTGGCTGATCCTGTTGCCGGGCTGGGATTACAACAATTACCATTTGAACTAAATGACACCAACGAACGACTGAAATTGTCATTCAACGGTTCCAAAGTCTTTGGTCTTTCCTTCGACTCCATATTTACTCTAGAATTT encodes:
- the LOC118762449 gene encoding putative uncharacterized protein DDB_G0277255; this encodes MESKERPKTLEPLNDNFSRSLVSFSSNGNCCNPSPATGSANEKRLVKQSVRNVVGNLENVLGNLQGIVGDIRVLVNQIECVSNKLDKKYGVYWKKGNNQNVNSNSQNNNNNNNNSCSSVDTSNRCSISSNEDNNYDTRSTDLVATDNMAAVFKQQNTDSFEGLQFSPDFDWTYITMATYQNNPLLCCTSPQFEYIRSPAWSDNGNFRPDFTEEGQEDCEELSEASLMSLTSTDISRCNSIPSSCSKHSILSSTTPSSVLSDDIFSPQLAFIDIFHLCCQNTGDSYCSVYEILMETTLESTKHLSDSFDSSDHEDIHNDIIHENDDDDDDDDDDIEAVDEIEVTSVGDYKANYDRDLNTWTTFTLLHTDSLTDSDDHFSETKSDILNDNTLEKLESTVLRKKESFRGSESSIFENIAFKENSVTIF